One genomic region from Enterobacter hormaechei ATCC 49162 encodes:
- a CDS encoding PTS fructose transporter subunit IIC, which yields MTRQKVVAVTACPTGIAHTFMAANKIIAWAKAHNIEVKVETQGSDGVKNRLTKQDIASATAIILATDVPIQDAERFENIPHLQTRTQELIKHTDRYLRQALAMEKNVTSVAHEDDLPRSAYQIFIGHIMAAISYMLPVVVMGGLMMATAKITGQFINIEHSPFSVLDKVGFMTIKFMYPVFAMYLAFSIAGKPALIPGLIGGMMSDEVYKRFFDIEGFMPSGFFGAIGIGFFVGYLVRWLNDSIHVRQQLTTIKTMLIVPLITGITLVMVMEYLINPIFGSLNQLMVVFFTSAGDTGRGFYSAMIAAGTAFDLGGPVNKAAGSVALGLNGISETFDLTARELSIVIPSIGVGFAAFLNGRFGLPDVFSQEERTVGSTSLLLGVIGISEGAIPFILKNPRLIPVFMTGAVAGALVAIALGVKQTLPLPAIWGWPLATNVAGYLASVFIGALICALGVLYVSPKNAR from the coding sequence GCGGCAAATAAAATTATTGCATGGGCTAAAGCGCACAATATCGAGGTAAAGGTCGAAACCCAGGGCAGCGATGGCGTCAAAAACCGCTTAACGAAACAGGATATCGCCTCCGCCACGGCCATTATTCTGGCAACCGACGTGCCCATTCAGGATGCCGAGCGTTTTGAAAACATTCCCCACCTTCAAACCCGCACGCAAGAGCTGATCAAACATACCGATCGCTATCTGCGTCAGGCGCTGGCCATGGAAAAAAACGTCACCTCTGTCGCCCACGAAGACGATCTCCCGCGTTCGGCTTACCAGATTTTTATTGGCCATATTATGGCGGCCATCAGCTATATGCTGCCGGTGGTGGTGATGGGCGGGCTGATGATGGCGACGGCCAAAATTACCGGGCAGTTTATTAACATCGAACATTCGCCGTTCAGCGTGCTGGATAAAGTGGGCTTTATGACCATCAAGTTTATGTATCCGGTCTTCGCCATGTATCTGGCGTTTTCCATTGCCGGTAAACCGGCGCTGATCCCCGGGCTTATCGGCGGCATGATGTCCGATGAAGTCTACAAGCGCTTCTTTGATATCGAAGGCTTTATGCCGTCCGGCTTTTTCGGCGCGATCGGCATTGGCTTTTTTGTGGGCTATCTGGTGCGCTGGCTCAATGATTCGATTCACGTCCGTCAGCAGCTCACCACCATCAAAACCATGCTGATCGTCCCGCTGATCACCGGCATTACGCTGGTGATGGTCATGGAATACCTGATTAACCCCATTTTTGGCTCGCTTAACCAGCTGATGGTGGTCTTTTTTACCTCGGCAGGTGACACCGGGCGCGGGTTCTATTCCGCGATGATCGCCGCGGGCACCGCGTTCGACCTGGGCGGCCCGGTCAACAAGGCGGCAGGCTCGGTCGCGCTCGGCCTGAATGGTATCAGCGAGACGTTTGATTTAACCGCCCGCGAACTCTCCATCGTGATCCCCTCCATTGGCGTCGGCTTTGCCGCGTTTCTCAATGGCCGCTTTGGATTGCCGGATGTCTTTAGCCAGGAAGAGAGAACCGTTGGTAGCACCTCGTTGTTGCTGGGCGTGATTGGCATCTCCGAAGGCGCTATCCCGTTCATTCTGAAAAACCCACGCCTGATCCCGGTGTTCATGACCGGTGCCGTCGCTGGCGCACTGGTCGCCATTGCCCTTGGCGTGAAACAGACGCTGCCTTTGCCAGCGATCTGGGGCTGGCCGCTGGCAACCAATGTGGCGGGCTACCTGGCGAGCGTCTTTATTGGCGCCCTGATTTGCGCCCTGGGCGTGCTTTACGTCAGCCCAAAGAACGCCAGATAA
- a CDS encoding glycoside hydrolase family 38 C-terminal domain-containing protein, with protein MNQIHVIAHTHWDQEWYFTRQDSMVLASYNFADVINTLEQDPAYTCYHLDGQMAVVEDFLAINPDYRARLETLVKEKRIFVGPWYTQTDTYNVHGESIIRNLKYGIFAARKLGHAMQVGYLPDTFGHNAQMPTILQGCNIDNIVFWRGIDHDRHAKSSQFLWRAPSGATVIACAMALGYGAAKNMRSEACHLQGKIYPMVTLLRSRAGINDLLLPCGGDQVSIDPALPKILEIASAHSPDEDRYVISSLERYVDILRAQREQFEHWEGELKSPRYTRIHKTIGSVRYDIKQKNDEVERFILRQLEPTIAMARHQGIPVNLSVVDTLWKKLLRSHAHDSIGGCNSDATNRDILHRLEQTEQLCHSLWNLVVKTLAAACAQEGDLLIFNPLATPTQRVVKTTLYSRAENIALTYQGQPIPFDVLKRDVLPGGTAISLTAEGECETPLPPYFRWQVALQTPILPSVGYLTVNVEDSPAPFRQPEQIKGEGIENTYYQLTLDTGTLTLHDKRSGRRIPSFFTLEDCADAGDSYDFSPLAGDTPTRCSHFTLVDCLKTPLVEKLIVEATMLLPRDLTDRQEDTRTPFSLRLVCELRHGDPNLYVEASLENSHCDHRLRLLIGSDIHTRHALASQPFAIIQRETGYDDENWQERYREMPVDIETSEGIIAVTEPGKALVVTSRGMKEFQIIGSEPAAIALTMFKSTGVLGRNDLDWRPGRASGINNTVVETPDAQLLKPLRFSFTVALADNADHLTLRQLENQAAGQPFTYQRQTLHTLDHRLERFALRLPECRIPAEFSLLTLPEPLILSALPHAQQLHGTVVRLFNAGTEPVPVPESLALLRQINYLEEPMPPVTAILPSATCDFLIEA; from the coding sequence ATGAATCAGATCCACGTCATTGCCCACACGCACTGGGATCAGGAGTGGTATTTCACCCGTCAGGACAGCATGGTGCTGGCGTCATACAACTTTGCGGATGTCATCAACACGCTGGAGCAGGACCCGGCTTATACCTGCTATCACCTTGACGGACAGATGGCGGTAGTGGAGGACTTTCTCGCCATCAATCCCGATTATCGCGCCCGGCTGGAAACGCTGGTCAAAGAGAAAAGGATTTTCGTAGGGCCGTGGTATACCCAGACGGACACCTACAACGTGCATGGCGAATCGATTATCCGCAACCTGAAGTACGGCATTTTCGCTGCCCGAAAGCTGGGGCATGCCATGCAGGTCGGGTATCTTCCGGATACGTTCGGCCACAACGCGCAAATGCCCACGATTTTGCAGGGCTGCAATATCGACAATATCGTCTTCTGGCGCGGTATCGATCACGACAGGCACGCCAAAAGCAGCCAGTTTCTCTGGCGCGCGCCGTCAGGGGCGACCGTCATCGCCTGTGCGATGGCGCTCGGTTATGGCGCCGCGAAAAACATGCGTTCAGAAGCCTGCCATCTACAGGGAAAAATCTACCCGATGGTCACGCTTTTGCGCTCGCGAGCCGGTATAAACGACCTGCTGCTGCCCTGTGGCGGCGATCAGGTCAGTATCGACCCGGCACTGCCAAAAATCCTCGAGATCGCCAGCGCACACTCCCCCGATGAGGACCGATACGTTATCAGTTCGCTGGAGCGTTACGTCGACATCCTTCGCGCACAGCGTGAGCAGTTTGAACACTGGGAAGGGGAGCTGAAATCGCCGCGCTACACCCGCATTCATAAAACGATCGGCTCCGTGCGCTACGACATCAAACAGAAAAATGATGAGGTTGAACGGTTCATCCTGCGACAGCTGGAGCCGACAATCGCCATGGCGCGTCATCAGGGGATCCCGGTCAACCTCTCCGTGGTCGATACACTCTGGAAGAAGCTGTTGCGAAGCCATGCCCACGACTCCATCGGCGGTTGTAACAGCGATGCCACCAACCGCGACATTCTGCATCGTCTGGAGCAAACCGAACAGCTGTGCCATAGCCTGTGGAATCTGGTGGTGAAAACCCTCGCCGCTGCCTGCGCTCAGGAAGGCGACCTGCTGATTTTCAACCCGCTGGCCACCCCAACGCAGCGCGTGGTGAAAACCACCCTGTATAGCCGCGCTGAAAATATCGCGCTGACGTATCAGGGGCAGCCTATCCCCTTCGACGTTTTGAAAAGAGACGTGCTGCCTGGCGGAACAGCGATCTCCCTTACCGCTGAAGGTGAATGTGAAACACCCCTTCCCCCTTATTTCCGCTGGCAGGTTGCATTGCAAACGCCGATTTTGCCGTCAGTCGGCTACCTTACCGTCAATGTTGAAGATAGCCCTGCACCGTTCAGGCAGCCTGAACAGATTAAGGGCGAGGGGATAGAGAATACGTATTATCAACTGACGCTGGACACCGGAACGCTAACCCTGCATGACAAACGCAGCGGCAGACGCATCCCCTCTTTCTTTACCCTCGAAGACTGCGCGGACGCGGGCGACAGTTACGATTTCTCACCGCTTGCGGGCGATACGCCGACGCGCTGTTCGCATTTTACGCTCGTCGACTGCCTGAAAACGCCGCTTGTTGAAAAGCTGATCGTCGAGGCCACGATGCTTCTTCCGCGGGATCTCACCGATCGTCAGGAAGATACCCGAACGCCGTTCTCCCTTCGTCTGGTGTGCGAATTACGCCACGGCGATCCGAACCTGTATGTCGAGGCTTCGCTGGAAAACAGCCACTGCGATCACCGGCTACGTTTACTGATCGGCAGTGATATTCACACCCGTCACGCTCTCGCCTCACAGCCCTTCGCAATCATCCAGCGCGAAACGGGATATGACGATGAAAACTGGCAGGAGCGCTATCGCGAGATGCCCGTGGATATCGAAACCAGCGAGGGAATTATCGCTGTCACGGAACCGGGTAAGGCGCTGGTGGTGACAAGCCGTGGCATGAAAGAATTTCAGATTATCGGCAGCGAACCCGCGGCGATTGCCCTGACGATGTTTAAATCGACGGGCGTGCTCGGGCGCAACGATCTCGACTGGCGGCCGGGCCGGGCCTCCGGCATCAATAATACCGTGGTTGAGACCCCCGATGCCCAGTTGCTGAAACCGCTGCGCTTTTCATTCACCGTCGCGCTGGCCGACAACGCCGACCACCTCACGCTGCGCCAGCTGGAGAATCAGGCGGCTGGACAGCCCTTCACCTATCAACGGCAAACGTTACACACGCTCGATCACCGGCTTGAGCGCTTTGCGTTGCGTCTGCCCGAATGCAGGATTCCGGCAGAATTCTCGTTACTCACCCTGCCGGAGCCGCTCATCCTTTCCGCTCTGCCCCACGCGCAGCAGCTGCATGGCACCGTTGTGCGCCTGTTTAACGCCGGAACAGAGCCGGTTCCCGTCCCGGAAAGTCTGGCGTTGCTCCGGCAGATCAACTATCTGGAAGAGCCGATGCCGCCGGTAACGGCGATCCTCCCTTCTGCGACCTGCGATTTTTTGATTGAGGCTTAA
- the nrdD gene encoding anaerobic ribonucleoside-triphosphate reductase: MTPHVMKRDGCKVPFKSERIKEAILRAAKAAGVDDADYCATVAEVVSSQMHERSQVDINEIQTAVENQLMSGPYKQLARAYIEYRHDRDVQREKRGRLNQEIRGLVEQTNSSLLNENANKDSKVIPTQRDLLAGIVAKHYARQHLLPRDVVSAHERGEIHYHDLDYSPFFPMFNCMLIDLKGMLTQGFKMGNAEIEPPKSISTATAVTAQIIAQVASHIYGGTTINRIDEVLAPFVTESFNKHRKTAEEWQIPDADGYARSRTEKECYDAFQSLEYEVNTLHTANGQTPFVTFGFGLGTSWESRLIQQSILRNRISGLGKNRKTAVFPKLVFAIRDGLNHKFGDPNYDIKQLALECASKRMYPDILNYDQVVKVTGSFKTPMGCRSFLGVYEDENGEQIHDGRNNLGVISLNLPRIALEAKGDEAAFWTLLDERLQLARKALMTRIARLEGVKARVAPILYMEGACGVRLKADDDVSEIFKNGRASISLGYIGIHETINALFSNKHIYDNDALREKGIAIVQRLRDAVDQWKDETGYGFSLYSTPSENLCDRFCRLDTAEFGIVEGVTDKGYYTNSFHLDVEKKVNPYDKIDFEAAYPPVASGGFICYGEYPNIQHNLKALEDVWDYSYQHVPYYGTNTPIDECYECGFTGEFECTSKGFTCPKCGNHDAARVSVTRRVCGYLGSPDARPFNAGKQEEVKRRVKHLGNGQIG; encoded by the coding sequence ATGACACCGCATGTGATGAAACGTGATGGCTGTAAAGTGCCGTTTAAATCAGAGCGCATCAAAGAAGCCATTCTGCGTGCAGCTAAAGCAGCGGGAGTCGATGACGCAGATTACTGCGCCACCGTCGCAGAAGTCGTTAGCAGCCAGATGCATGAACGCAGCCAGGTGGATATCAACGAGATCCAGACCGCGGTTGAAAACCAGCTGATGTCTGGTCCGTACAAGCAGCTGGCGCGCGCCTACATTGAGTATCGTCACGACCGTGACGTGCAGCGTGAGAAACGCGGTCGCCTGAACCAGGAGATCCGCGGCCTGGTAGAGCAAACCAACTCTTCGCTGCTCAATGAAAATGCCAATAAAGACAGTAAAGTGATCCCGACCCAGCGCGACCTGCTGGCCGGTATTGTCGCCAAGCACTATGCCCGCCAGCACCTGCTGCCGCGCGATGTGGTATCGGCGCACGAGCGCGGTGAGATCCACTATCACGATCTCGACTACTCGCCGTTCTTCCCGATGTTTAACTGCATGCTGATCGACCTGAAAGGTATGCTGACCCAGGGTTTCAAAATGGGCAACGCGGAGATTGAGCCGCCGAAATCCATCTCCACCGCGACGGCGGTCACGGCGCAGATCATCGCCCAGGTGGCGAGCCATATCTATGGCGGCACCACCATTAACCGCATCGATGAAGTGCTGGCCCCGTTCGTGACCGAGAGCTTCAACAAGCACCGTAAAACGGCGGAAGAGTGGCAGATCCCGGACGCCGACGGTTATGCCCGTTCCCGCACCGAGAAAGAGTGTTACGACGCGTTCCAGTCGCTGGAATATGAGGTAAACACGCTGCACACCGCCAACGGCCAGACGCCGTTTGTGACCTTTGGATTTGGTCTCGGCACCAGCTGGGAATCGCGCCTGATCCAGCAGTCTATTCTGCGTAACCGTATCTCCGGCCTCGGCAAGAACCGCAAAACCGCGGTATTCCCGAAGCTGGTGTTCGCGATCCGCGACGGCCTGAACCACAAATTTGGCGACCCGAACTACGACATCAAACAGCTGGCGCTGGAGTGCGCGAGCAAGCGCATGTACCCGGACATCCTGAACTACGATCAGGTAGTGAAAGTAACCGGTTCGTTTAAGACACCGATGGGCTGCCGCAGCTTCCTCGGCGTGTACGAAGATGAAAACGGCGAGCAGATCCACGACGGGCGCAACAACCTGGGCGTGATCAGCCTGAACCTGCCGCGCATCGCCCTGGAAGCCAAAGGTGATGAAGCGGCCTTCTGGACGCTGCTGGATGAGCGCCTTCAGCTGGCACGTAAGGCGCTGATGACCCGCATCGCCCGCCTTGAAGGGGTCAAAGCCCGCGTCGCGCCAATTCTCTATATGGAAGGGGCCTGCGGCGTGCGCCTGAAAGCGGATGATGACGTGTCGGAGATCTTCAAAAACGGTCGCGCGTCGATCTCTCTCGGCTATATCGGCATTCACGAAACGATTAACGCACTGTTTAGCAACAAGCACATCTATGACAACGACGCCCTGCGTGAAAAAGGCATCGCGATTGTGCAGCGCCTGCGCGATGCGGTAGATCAGTGGAAAGACGAGACCGGCTACGGTTTCAGCCTGTACAGCACGCCGAGCGAAAACCTCTGCGATCGCTTCTGCCGTCTGGATACCGCCGAGTTCGGCATCGTGGAAGGGGTGACCGACAAAGGTTACTACACCAACAGCTTCCACCTCGACGTGGAGAAGAAGGTGAACCCGTACGACAAGATCGACTTCGAGGCGGCCTATCCGCCTGTCGCCAGCGGCGGTTTTATCTGCTACGGCGAGTACCCGAACATTCAGCACAACCTGAAGGCGCTGGAAGACGTGTGGGATTACAGCTATCAGCACGTGCCGTATTACGGGACCAACACGCCAATCGACGAGTGCTACGAGTGCGGCTTTACCGGTGAGTTTGAGTGCACCAGCAAAGGCTTCACCTGCCCGAAATGCGGTAATCACGATGCCGCCCGCGTCTCCGTGACCCGCCGCGTGTGCGGCTATCTCGGCAGCCCGGATGCCCGCCCGTTTAACGCCGGTAAGCAGGAAGAGGTGAAGCGCCGCGTGAAGCATCTGGGGAATGGGCAGATCGGGTAA
- the nrdG gene encoding anaerobic ribonucleoside-triphosphate reductase-activating protein translates to MNYHQYYPVDIVNGPGTRCTLFVSGCVHECPGCYNKSTWRLNSGMPFTAEMEDRIINDLNDTRIKRQGISLSGGDPLHPQNVPAILKLVKRIRRECAGKDIWVWTGYKLDELNAQQREVVDLINVLVDGKFVQDLKDPMLIWRGSSNQVVHHLR, encoded by the coding sequence ATGAACTATCACCAGTACTACCCCGTCGACATCGTTAACGGTCCCGGCACCCGCTGCACCCTGTTTGTATCAGGCTGCGTTCACGAGTGCCCCGGCTGCTACAACAAAAGCACCTGGCGCCTGAACTCGGGTATGCCGTTCACCGCGGAGATGGAAGATCGCATCATCAACGACCTGAACGACACCCGCATCAAACGCCAGGGGATCTCACTTTCCGGCGGCGACCCGCTCCATCCGCAAAACGTGCCAGCGATCCTGAAGCTGGTAAAACGCATCCGCCGCGAGTGCGCGGGAAAAGATATCTGGGTCTGGACGGGCTATAAGCTGGATGAACTGAATGCGCAGCAGAGGGAAGTGGTGGATCTGATTAACGTCCTGGTCGACGGCAAGTTCGTGCAGGATTTAAAAGATCCTATGCTTATCTGGCGCGGCAGCAGCAACCAGGTTGTGCATCATCTGCGTTGA
- a CDS encoding BglG family transcription antiterminator, translating to MRFPNQRLAQLFDLLQNETLPQDELAQRLSVSTRTVRADITALNALLASHGAQFILSRGNGYQLKINDVARYQQLQASHPRALRIPQTGPERVHYLVVRFLTSAFSLKLEDLADEWFVSRATLQSDMVEVREWFHRYNLTLETRPRHGMKLFGSEMAIRACLTDLLWELAQQDSLNPLVTDVALNAGVAEKMVPVLHDALTRHHIRLTDEGELFLRLYCAVSVRRISEGYPLPEFHAEDVEENVREAAKDIAVAIQELAGKALSPSEESWLCVHIAARQIQEIAPSAINADDDEALVNYILRYINTHYNYNLLSDEQLHADLLTHIKTMITRVRYQIMIPNPLLDNIKQHYPMAWDMTLAAVSSWGKYTPYVISENEIGFLVLHIGVGLERHYNIGYQRQPRVLLVCDAGNAMVRMIEAVLQRKYPQIEVTRTLTLREYELADAIGEDFVISTARVSEKSKPVVMIAPFPTDYQLEQIGKLVLVDRTRPWMLEKYFDAAHFRILDKPVDQQTLFRELCGQLEGEGFVGAEFLDSVIEREAIVSTMLGDGIALPHSLGLLAQKTVVYTVLAPQGIPWGDETAHVIFLLAISKSEYEEAMAIYDIFVTFLRERAMARLCQCEDFAAFKAVAMESLSRF from the coding sequence GTGCGATTTCCGAACCAACGTTTAGCGCAACTTTTCGATCTGTTGCAAAACGAGACGCTGCCGCAGGACGAGCTGGCGCAGCGGCTGTCGGTCTCCACGCGAACCGTCCGGGCGGATATCACCGCCCTGAACGCGCTGCTGGCCAGCCACGGCGCGCAGTTCATTTTGAGCCGGGGCAACGGCTATCAGCTCAAAATTAATGATGTGGCGCGCTATCAACAATTGCAGGCATCCCATCCGCGCGCGCTGCGCATTCCGCAAACCGGACCAGAGCGTGTGCACTATCTGGTGGTGCGTTTTCTGACGTCAGCCTTTTCTCTCAAGCTGGAGGATCTGGCCGATGAGTGGTTCGTCAGCCGGGCCACCTTGCAGAGCGACATGGTGGAAGTGCGTGAGTGGTTTCATCGTTACAACCTGACGCTGGAAACCCGCCCGCGCCATGGCATGAAGCTGTTTGGCAGCGAGATGGCGATCCGCGCCTGCCTGACCGACCTCCTGTGGGAGCTGGCGCAGCAGGACAGCCTGAACCCGCTGGTGACCGACGTGGCGCTCAACGCAGGCGTGGCGGAAAAGATGGTGCCGGTGCTGCACGACGCGCTGACGCGCCATCATATTCGCCTGACCGACGAAGGCGAACTGTTCCTGCGGCTGTACTGTGCGGTGTCGGTGCGCCGTATCAGCGAGGGCTATCCGCTGCCGGAGTTTCACGCGGAAGACGTGGAAGAGAACGTGCGCGAGGCGGCGAAAGATATCGCGGTGGCTATCCAGGAGCTGGCGGGCAAAGCGCTGTCGCCTTCCGAAGAGAGCTGGCTGTGCGTGCACATTGCGGCGCGGCAGATCCAGGAGATCGCCCCGAGCGCGATTAACGCCGACGACGACGAAGCCCTGGTCAACTACATTCTGCGCTACATCAATACCCACTATAACTACAACCTGCTCAGCGATGAGCAACTGCATGCGGATCTGCTCACGCACATCAAAACCATGATCACCCGCGTGCGGTATCAAATCATGATCCCCAATCCGCTGCTGGATAACATCAAGCAGCACTACCCGATGGCGTGGGATATGACGCTGGCGGCGGTGTCGAGCTGGGGCAAATACACCCCGTATGTGATCAGCGAAAACGAAATTGGTTTTCTGGTGCTGCATATCGGCGTCGGGCTGGAGCGCCATTACAACATCGGCTACCAGCGCCAGCCGCGCGTGCTGCTGGTGTGCGACGCCGGTAACGCGATGGTGCGCATGATCGAGGCCGTGCTTCAGCGTAAATACCCGCAGATTGAGGTGACGCGCACACTCACCCTGCGCGAGTACGAGCTTGCCGATGCCATCGGTGAAGACTTTGTGATCTCCACCGCCCGCGTGAGCGAAAAATCCAAACCGGTGGTGATGATCGCCCCGTTCCCGACCGATTATCAGTTAGAGCAGATCGGCAAGCTGGTGCTGGTGGACCGCACCCGCCCGTGGATGCTGGAGAAATACTTCGACGCGGCCCATTTCCGCATTCTCGACAAGCCTGTCGACCAGCAAACGCTGTTCCGCGAACTGTGCGGGCAGCTTGAAGGCGAAGGTTTTGTCGGCGCGGAGTTTCTGGATTCGGTCATCGAGCGTGAAGCCATCGTCAGCACCATGCTTGGCGACGGCATTGCACTGCCGCACTCCCTCGGCCTGCTGGCGCAAAAAACGGTGGTCTATACCGTGCTGGCGCCGCAGGGCATTCCGTGGGGAGATGAAACTGCCCATGTCATCTTCCTGCTCGCCATCAGCAAAAGCGAGTACGAAGAGGCAATGGCGATTTACGACATCTTTGTCACCTTCCTGCGTGAACGGGCGATGGCGCGCCTGTGCCAGTGCGAGGATTTCGCGGCATTCAAGGCGGTGGCGATGGAGAGTTTGAGTCGGTTTTGA
- a CDS encoding lactonase family protein — protein sequence MHTRNLLVASLSLLATSAIAQTQYAWIGTYNPNGEGLYRFTVDPQTGALSNKTLVSKLPNAAQLTVSHDGKTLYLASEVEQGVVQALRVEDNGDLSELNQVASGGAGPVYLSLTPNGKHLLVANYVSGTVAVLPVNADGSLGEATDTHQDRGEPGAAKPEAAVEGSFAISDHNGPHAHMIAADPSGKYVFSTDLGLDRIYQYRFDDQTGKLTPNDPPFISASSKGAGPRHFVFTPKGDALWLINEEASTLTHYALDSNGRLKEGKTVSALPDGYKGTSFAAGLALSADGKQLYVANRLHNSIGHFTVTAEGTLTHQDDVWTRGDYPRTLTLDKQGRWLYVMNQRSDNITRFRVAPDGKLSAGPDYTPVGSPSQMVISP from the coding sequence ATGCACACCCGTAACCTGCTTGTCGCTTCACTCTCTTTGCTTGCTACCTCTGCTATCGCCCAGACCCAGTACGCCTGGATCGGCACCTATAATCCCAACGGCGAAGGGCTGTACCGCTTTACCGTCGATCCGCAAACCGGCGCGTTGAGTAACAAAACGCTGGTGAGCAAATTGCCGAACGCCGCGCAGCTGACCGTCTCGCACGACGGCAAGACGCTGTATCTGGCAAGCGAAGTGGAGCAGGGCGTGGTGCAGGCGCTGCGGGTGGAGGATAACGGTGATCTGAGCGAGCTGAATCAGGTGGCCTCCGGCGGTGCCGGTCCGGTCTATCTTTCGCTGACGCCAAACGGCAAACACCTGCTGGTGGCGAACTACGTCAGCGGAACTGTCGCGGTGCTGCCCGTTAACGCAGACGGCAGCCTGGGTGAGGCTACTGACACCCATCAGGATCGGGGCGAACCGGGCGCGGCGAAGCCGGAAGCGGCTGTTGAGGGTAGCTTTGCCATCAGCGATCACAACGGCCCGCATGCGCATATGATCGCCGCCGATCCGAGCGGTAAATACGTGTTTTCCACCGATCTTGGGCTGGATCGCATCTATCAGTACCGTTTTGACGATCAAACAGGAAAGCTGACCCCGAACGATCCGCCGTTTATCAGTGCCTCGTCGAAAGGGGCCGGGCCGCGCCACTTCGTCTTTACGCCGAAGGGCGATGCCCTGTGGCTGATTAACGAAGAGGCGTCTACGCTCACCCATTATGCGCTGGACAGCAATGGCAGGCTGAAAGAGGGTAAAACGGTTTCAGCCCTGCCGGACGGTTATAAAGGCACCAGTTTTGCTGCCGGGCTGGCGCTAAGCGCCGACGGGAAACAGCTGTATGTCGCTAACCGTTTGCATAACAGCATCGGGCACTTTACCGTAACGGCGGAGGGGACGCTGACGCATCAGGACGATGTCTGGACGCGGGGCGACTATCCGCGCACCCTGACCCTCGATAAGCAGGGGCGCTGGCTGTACGTCATGAACCAGCGCAGCGACAACATTACCCGTTTCCGCGTGGCGCCGGACGGCAAGCTGAGCGCCGGGCCAGACTATACCCCGGTCGGCAGCCCATCCCAGATGGTCATTTCACCCTGA
- the dagF gene encoding 2-dehydro-3-deoxy-phosphogluconate aldolase, with translation MKLTPNFYRDRVCLNVLAGSKANASAIYEAAEGHVLVGVLSKNYPDVASAVADMREYAALIDNALSVGLGAGDPNQSAMVSEISRQVQPQHVNQVFTGVATSRALLGQNESVVNGLVSPTGTVGMVKISTGPLSSTAPDGIVPVETAIALLKDFGGSSIKYFPMGGLKCRDEYQAVAEACARHDFWLEPTGGIDLENYEEILQIALDAGVSKIIPHIYSSIIDKASGDTRPEDVRTLLEMTKKLVK, from the coding sequence ATGAAACTGACCCCCAACTTTTACCGTGACCGTGTCTGCCTGAACGTGCTGGCAGGATCGAAAGCCAACGCCAGCGCCATTTACGAGGCGGCGGAAGGTCATGTGCTGGTGGGCGTGCTCTCCAAAAATTACCCGGACGTGGCCAGCGCCGTTGCCGATATGCGTGAGTACGCGGCACTGATTGATAACGCGCTCTCCGTGGGGCTGGGCGCGGGGGATCCGAACCAGTCGGCGATGGTGAGTGAAATCTCCCGCCAGGTACAGCCGCAGCACGTTAACCAGGTCTTTACCGGCGTGGCCACCAGCCGCGCGCTGCTGGGGCAGAATGAGTCGGTGGTCAACGGCCTGGTCTCCCCGACCGGCACCGTCGGCATGGTGAAAATCTCCACCGGGCCGCTGAGCAGCACGGCACCGGACGGCATTGTGCCGGTTGAAACCGCCATTGCCCTGCTGAAAGATTTCGGCGGCAGCTCCATCAAGTACTTCCCGATGGGCGGCCTGAAGTGCCGTGACGAATATCAGGCGGTGGCGGAAGCCTGCGCCCGTCACGACTTCTGGCTGGAGCCGACGGGTGGTATCGATCTGGAAAACTATGAGGAGATCTTGCAGATCGCCCTTGACGCGGGCGTGAGCAAAATCATCCCGCACATCTACAGTTCAATTATCGACAAGGCCAGCGGCGACACGCGTCCGGAAGACGTGCGTACCCTGCTGGAAATGACGAAGAAGTTGGTGAAGTAA